The Geobacter metallireducens GS-15 region GCGGGCGCAGGCGTCAAGCTGCCGCTGCTTAGCAAGCCAGGTAAGCGCCGCCTTGGATATCTGCCGCTGCTTGAAGGAGGTGACTGCAAGTTGCGGTGGTCCATAGTGACCGCTTGTCCTCGTCTTGACCTCCACGAAGACAATGGTTTTGCCATCGCGAGCCACAATATCTATCTCGCCGCCGCGGCAACGAAAGTTTCTCTCCAGGATTTTGTAACGATGACGTTCCAGATATGTCACCGCCAGGGATTCCCCCTTGCTGCCCAGGGACTTGTTATGGAGCGACATGCTCTTTCACCCCCCTGAAGGTTTTCCGGTGGATGGGGCATGGACCCAGTTCCGCAATCGCAGCAAGGTGAGAGGCACAGCCATAGCCCTTGTGCTCGGCGAATCCGTAACCGGGGAACTGTTGATCATATTCCATCATCATCCGGTCCCGGGTAACCTTGGCAACGATTGAGGCGGATGCGATGGAAATGCTGGAGCTGTCCCCTTTTTTGATGGTTTTCTGAGGGAGGTTAAGGGGAATCGTTGAAATTCCATCTATGAGGAGGTAATCAGGAGGAACGGCCAGTTGTCCGACAGCTTCCGCCATGGCGCGGAGAGTGGCCTGAAGTATGTTGATGCGATCAATGCAGGCGTGGTCAGCCACTCCGACACCTACGGCCAGGGCACAACCGGATATCAGGCC contains the following coding sequences:
- a CDS encoding ribonuclease HII, with protein sequence MRLPLFDDIGERSLWTFENLVSRNGFHAVAGVDEAGRGPLAGPVVAAAVILPQGAELPGVDDSKKLSAPKREHLFGLISGCALAVGVGVADHACIDRINILQATLRAMAEAVGQLAVPPDYLLIDGISTIPLNLPQKTIKKGDSSSISIASASIVAKVTRDRMMMEYDQQFPGYGFAEHKGYGCASHLAAIAELGPCPIHRKTFRGVKEHVAP
- a CDS encoding YraN family protein is translated as MSLHNKSLGSKGESLAVTYLERHRYKILERNFRCRGGEIDIVARDGKTIVFVEVKTRTSGHYGPPQLAVTSFKQRQISKAALTWLAKQRQLDACARFDVISITFSGQMPQIEHIPNAFELAY